The genomic region AATATATAAAAGGGCAGGATATCTCTGATTTTAAAGTCAAAAAAAGAATTTCCGATAAGCTTATAAGAATGGGATACGATTTTGACGAAATTAAATCTGCTATAAACAATTTTTCTGATGAAGAATAAACATTACGGAGGATTAGTGCAAATAACATTTGCATTGTGAAATATTTATGACAGTAGGTTGTATATCACTTGGTTGCGCTAAAAATTTAATAGATGCTGAGCTTATGCTTGCTAAAATAAAAGAAGCAGGAATAGAAATTGTAAGTGAGTATTGCGATGCTGATGTTGTTGTTATCAACACTTGCGGTTTTCTTGAGGATGCCAAAAAAGAAGCTATTGAGAATATTTTTGAGGTAGCTGCTTTAAAGAATGAAGGCAGAGTTAAAAAAATAATTGTTACAGGCTGTCTTGCTCAAAGGTATAAGGATGAAATAGCTGACGAAATTCCTGAAGTTGATGCTTTTTTAGGAACAGGAAGCTATCTAAATATTGTCGAAGCCATAAAAGAGGTTATGAACAATAAAAAATATTGTTGCTTTGATAAAAGAGAAAATCACTGTATTGATGGTGAAAGGCTTGTAACTACTCCTTTTTATACGGCATATATTAAAATTTCAGAGGGTTGCGACAACTGTTGTTCCTACTGCGCTATTCCTATAATCAGAGGAAAATTCAGAAGCCGTAAAATCGAAAGCATAGTATCTGAAGCTGAAAAGCTTGTCAAAAACGGAGTAAAAGAATTAAACATAATTTCTCAGGATACTACAAAATACGGAACTGATATTTATAATAAACCCATGCTCGTTGAACTTTTAAAAGAACTTTCAAAAATAAACAACCTTGAATGGATTCGTGTTTTGTATACTTATCCTGAAAGAATGAGCGATGAATTGATTGATGAGATTGCTAACAATCCCAAAATTGTTAAATATATAGATATGCCTATTCAGCACTGTAACGAACGTATTTTAAAGCTTATGAACAGGCAGGGCAGCGTTGAAGCTTTAACTTCTTTAATCAATAAAATGAGAAGTAAAATAAAATGTCTTGTGCTTCGTACTACTCTTATTACAGGTTTTCCCACTGAAACACAAGAAGAATTTGCTCAAATGATGGATTTTATAAACAACATAAAATTTGAGCGATTAGGTGTTTTTTGTTATTCGGTAGAGGAGGGTACTCTTGCTGCTAAAATGGATGGACAAATTGAAAATGACGAAAAATTACGCCGTCAGGAATTATTGATGCTTGAGCAGGAAAAGATAAGTACACAAATTCTTGAAAATCAAATTGGCAAAAAAGAAAAGGTTATTATAGAAGGATACGATAAATACGTAAAGCTTTATTTTGGAAGAACCTATGCAGATGCTCCGGAGGTTGACGGTAAAGCATTTTTTAAATCTTCCAAAAAGCACAACATTGGAGATATTGTATCAATAACGGTAACTGATACTTTGGAATATGATATATTAGGAGAATTTATTGATGAATAAAAAAAATATCCCGAATTTTTTCTGTATATTAAGAATTATTTTAACTCCTGTAATTGTATTTCTGTTATTGTATTCTGCAAGGCTTGCTGATTTATTTCCTTTTTCTTTATACAGAAACACTTCTTTCGGTCAAGCTATGGTAGATGCTCTTGATACCGCTAACTCTTTTTCTATAGTAATAGCAGGTGTTATTTTTGTTTTAGCTATGATTACTGACTATTTAGACGGCCATTATGCAAGAAAATATAACGTTGTCAGCGATAAAGGTAAAATGCTTGACCCTCTTGCTGATAAAATTCTTATTTTGGGTACATTGATTTCATTCTTTTTGCTTGACTATCAGGTACAGTGGCCCTGGGAATTTGCACAGTGGTTAAAGCCTTTAGCTATGATATTTCCCGTGTCTATAATTGTATTAAGAGAAATATTAGTAACTGTTTTGCGTTCTATTGCTGCCAAAAAAGGAGTTGTAGTTGCCGCAAAAATGTGGGGTAAGGTAAAAACCTGTTCACAAACAGCAGCTTTAATAATTTATTTCTTTGCTGCTTTTGTTCATTTCCCTATATACGGACAAATAATGGTATGGATTGCAGCAATTATTACTTTACTTTCACTTTTCCCATATCTTAAAACTTTCTTTTCAATTTTTAAAAAGGAATGAGGCAAATTTATGCTTTTTAAAACCTTGCGAGAGGATATAAACAAAATTAAGGAACGTGACCCTGCTGCAAGAAGCTTTTTTGAAGTTTTATTTTTATACAGCGGAGTTCGTGCTCTTGCGAGTTATCGGTTAGCCCATTGGTTTTACAATAATAAATTATTTTTCTTGGCAAGATTTATTTCTCAGAAATCAAGAAATAGAACAGGTATAGAAATTCACCCGGCCGCAAAAATAGGAAAAGGTCTTTTTATTGACCACGGTATGGGTGTTGTTATAGGCGAAACCGCTGAAATCGGAGACAATTGTACTATTTATCAAGGAGTAACTCTTGGAGGTACCGGTAAAGATACAGGAAAACGTCACCCTACATTAGGAAATAACATTATGGTAGGCGCAGGCGCTAAAGTATTAGGACCTTTAAATATAGGTGATAACTGCAAAATAGCAGCCAATGCAGTTGTACTTTTTGATATGCCTCCCAACTGTACCGCAGTCGGTGTTCCTGCACGAATTGTTGTACGTGACGGCAAAAAAGTTCCTAAAGGCAGTGACCTTGACCAAATTCATATTCCCGATCCTGTTTCACAAGAGCTATGTAAGCTCTCTATAAGAATAGATCACCTTGAAAAAGCAACAAAAGATATTATATCGGATAAGTAAAGAAAGGATTGCACCCGATAATGAAAATTTATAATACTAAAACAAAGAAAAAAGAAGAATTTATCCCTTTAAATGATGACCATATAACCATATATTCTTGCGGACCTACTGTATACAATTATTTTCATATAGGAAACGCAAGACCTTTCATAATTTTTGATACTTTAAGAAGGTATTTGGAATACACCGGTAAAAAGGTTGATTTCGTTCAAAATTTTACCGATATTGATGATAAGATGATAAAAAATGCTAATGCTGAAGGAATAACTGTAAAAGAGCTTGGCGAACGTTTTATTGCCGAGTATTTTGTTGACGCAAAAGGTTTAGGTATAAAAGAAGCAACAGTACACCCAAAAGCTACTGAGCATATTGACGAAATTATAAAAACCGTAAGCGCTTTAATTGAAAACGGTTATGCTTACGAGGCTGACGGAGACGTATATTTCTCAACTCTAAGCTTTGAAAATTACGGAAAGCTTTCAGGACAGCCCATTGAGGAGCTTGAAAGCGGTGCAAGAATTGACGTTAGCGAGATAAAAAGAAATCCTTTAGACTTTGCTCTTTGGAAAAAGGCAAAAGAAGGGGAGCCTCATTGGACTTCTCCTTGGGGAGAGGGAAGACCCGGATGGCATATAGAGTGCTCCGCTATGGCTAACAAATATTTAGGTAAAACTATCGACATTCATTGTGGCGGAAAAGATCTTATTTTCCCTCACCACGAAAACGAAGTTGCACAATCTGAAGCTGCAAACGGTTGTCAATTTGCAAGATATTGGATGCATAATGGTTATATAAACATTGATAATAAAAAGATGTCAAAATCTTTAAATAACTTTTTTACAGTAAGAGAAATTGCTCAGGTATACGGATATGAAGTTATAAGATTATTTATGTTAAGCGCTCATTATAGAAGCCCTATTAACTTTTCTAAAGATATTATTATTTCTTCAAAATCAGCTCTTGAAAGATTATATAACTGTCTTGAATCTTTAAAATTTGCTATTGAAAAAGCTACTGATGACGGAGAAAGTGATATTTCAAGCTTTGAAGGCTACAGAAAACGTTTTTGCGATGCTATGGATGACGATTTAAATACCGCTGATGCTGTATCAGTTCTTTTCGATATTACGAAAGATATCAATGTTGCTATTTCCGAAAACAAATATTCTAAATCGGCTTTAGAAAATATTATGAAGCTGTATAAAGAGCTTGCTGATGTTTTAGGCTTGTTAGGAAATCAAAAAAATGATGACTTGGACAATGAAATTGAGCTGTTGATTGAGCAAAGACAGCAGGCAAGAAAAAACAAAGATTTTAAAACAGCTGACGAAATAAGAGATAAGCTCAAATCCCAAGGAATAATTCTTGAAGACACTCCCAGCGGAGTTAAATGGAAAAGAGTATAAAATAATATTAGCACCGTTTGTCATATTTTCATTTTCACCTCAATATACTAATGTAGAAGTATATGAAAGAGGTGCAAGAAATGGAGATAAAAACAAGCGGTGCTATTTTTGACGGTATGACAGAAAAAATAATTGAATGTGAATTTTTGCTTCCCGATTACTGTCAGGATATTTCCAGAGTTATTAAAGCTGAGGCTGTTCCAAGAATAAAGAATCAGATTATTGGTGAAGATACTTTGAGTATTGAAGGTCTTATTGAATTCAGAGTTTTTTATATTTCAGAAGGAACAGATATATTAAATTGTATAAATTATGCAAATGAATACAGTTTGACTTTTGATATAAAAGGAATTTCTGATAACTCATATATATTATTAAAACCCATTACTAAAAACACTTTATGCAGAGTTGTTAATTCAAGAAAATTATCTCCCAAAACACAGCTTTATATGGGAGCAAAAGTGTTTGAATACACTCCAATTGAAATAATGGAGCCACAAAATAATGAAATTCAAACCCGTTGCTGTGATTATCCTTTATTTAACGTAGTATCTCATACAGTAAAACCTGTATTGATTTCTGACAATATTGAAATATCGGGTTTATCAGCATCAAGCGTCCTAAAAAACAATATTAGAATAGCTTGCGACGAAAACAAACTTTTAAATGATAAAATAGTTGTCAGAGGCACTGCCTACATAACAACTCTTTATGTTGATATAAACGGAGAAATTTCACAAAACGAAGGTGAAATTCCTTTTACACAAATAATAGATATTGAAAATACAAACGAACACACTGTATGCGACATAAAATATTCAGTTTGTGACTGTATGTGCATTCTTAAAGAAAACGAAAAAGGTGAAAACGGATTATTATCGGTTGACATTGAAGCAAGAGCATTGGTAAGAGCCTATACTAATTCTCAATGTTCGGTTGTTACCGACGCATATTCAACAAAAAAAGCTTATGATTTTTCAAGAAAGAAGCTTTATATTGAAAGCCTTGTATGTAATGTACATGAAGAATTTATAGAAAGACTTTCTTTTGAAAATGTTGATGTTTTAAAAACAGTTGATATATATCCTACCGCATCAATTTCTCAAATCTCTTTAGAGAATAATGAGATTATAGCTGAAGGCATAATTGATGTAACACTGTTATATTACAATTCGGATATGCAGCTTTTAACCTCTTCAAAGCAATTTAATTTTAAAAGACCTATAAAAATAAAAGAAGGCTATCGCAAGCTGCGCTTTGAACCTGATATAGAAATTATATCTGCAGACTGTCAAGCCTTAGACAAAGAAGCTGAAATAAGAATTTCTATGTCATTGACTGGTATGATTTTTTCGGGTAATGATATAGAAGCAATTACAGGAATGCAGGACTCTGACAACACTGATAATTCTCAAAAAGCATATGCTGTAACTTTATATTTTGCTAAAAAAGGCGAGAATCTATGGAATATAGCAAAGCGTTATTGTTCAACAGTTGACGAGATAGCATCCTTAAATGAGCTTGATAACGAAGTTTTGTCCTATGATAAAATGCTTATAATCCCATAATTTTAAAAAAGCAAGCTGTCTTTTGACAGCTTGCTTTCACTATATGTGTTATTCAAAAAAAGCATTATAAATGCATTTAATTGCACTTTCAAAATCATATTCATTTACTGCTAAGATGATATTCATTTCACTTGAACCCTGGTCAATCATTTTTATATTGATTTTTGCTTCGGCAACAGCATTTATAAGCTTTGCAGCGGTACCTTTTGAGTTTTTCATACCTCTTCCTACTATTGCAATAAGCGCAAGTCCTGTTTCAATATCAACCTTATCAGGATGAACAGCCATAAGAATGTCGTCTAAAAGCTTCTTTTCCTTACCTTCAACAGAGGCAGAGCTTACAATTATACTCATAGTATCAATGCCTGAGGGTAAATGTTCAAAGGAAATACCGTTTTCCTCAATAACTTCAAGAACACGTCTTCCAAAGCCGATTTCGCTGTTCATTCTGTCTTTTTCAAGATTTATTACGCTAAATCCTTTTTTACCCGCAATACCCGTAACAACATTCTCATTTGTTTTATCAGATGTATAAACAATCATTGTGCCATCTTCATCGGGCTTATTTGTATTTCTGATATTTATAGGAATTTGTCCTTTTCTTACAGGGAAAATAGCATCCTCGTGTAAAACAGTTGCACCCATATATGAAAGCTCTCGCAGCTCTCTATAAGTAATAGTACCGATAGTTGCAGGATTTTTTACAATTCGAGGGTCTACAACCATAAATCCTGATACATCAGTCCAGTTTTCATAAAGATTTGCCATAGCAGCTCTCGCAACAATAGAACCTGTTACATCAGAGCCGCCTCTTGAAAAGGTTTTGATTGTGTCATTAGGCATACTTCCGTAAAATCCCGGAATAACAGCATATTCAATTCTCGAAAGTCTTTCTCTTAAAACGCTGTTTGTTCTTTCATCGGCGAAAGTTCCGTTCTCATTAAAGAAAATAACCTCAGCAGCATCAATAAACTCAAAATCAAGATATTTAGCAAGAATAATACCGTTTAAATATTCTCCACGGCTTGCAGCATAATCTCTACCTG from Oscillospiraceae bacterium harbors:
- the rimO gene encoding 30S ribosomal protein S12 methylthiotransferase RimO — its product is MTVGCISLGCAKNLIDAELMLAKIKEAGIEIVSEYCDADVVVINTCGFLEDAKKEAIENIFEVAALKNEGRVKKIIVTGCLAQRYKDEIADEIPEVDAFLGTGSYLNIVEAIKEVMNNKKYCCFDKRENHCIDGERLVTTPFYTAYIKISEGCDNCCSYCAIPIIRGKFRSRKIESIVSEAEKLVKNGVKELNIISQDTTKYGTDIYNKPMLVELLKELSKINNLEWIRVLYTYPERMSDELIDEIANNPKIVKYIDMPIQHCNERILKLMNRQGSVEALTSLINKMRSKIKCLVLRTTLITGFPTETQEEFAQMMDFINNIKFERLGVFCYSVEEGTLAAKMDGQIENDEKLRRQELLMLEQEKISTQILENQIGKKEKVIIEGYDKYVKLYFGRTYADAPEVDGKAFFKSSKKHNIGDIVSITVTDTLEYDILGEFIDE
- the pgsA gene encoding CDP-diacylglycerol--glycerol-3-phosphate 3-phosphatidyltransferase codes for the protein MNKKNIPNFFCILRIILTPVIVFLLLYSARLADLFPFSLYRNTSFGQAMVDALDTANSFSIVIAGVIFVLAMITDYLDGHYARKYNVVSDKGKMLDPLADKILILGTLISFFLLDYQVQWPWEFAQWLKPLAMIFPVSIIVLREILVTVLRSIAAKKGVVVAAKMWGKVKTCSQTAALIIYFFAAFVHFPIYGQIMVWIAAIITLLSLFPYLKTFFSIFKKE
- the cysE gene encoding serine O-acetyltransferase yields the protein MLFKTLREDINKIKERDPAARSFFEVLFLYSGVRALASYRLAHWFYNNKLFFLARFISQKSRNRTGIEIHPAAKIGKGLFIDHGMGVVIGETAEIGDNCTIYQGVTLGGTGKDTGKRHPTLGNNIMVGAGAKVLGPLNIGDNCKIAANAVVLFDMPPNCTAVGVPARIVVRDGKKVPKGSDLDQIHIPDPVSQELCKLSIRIDHLEKATKDIISDK
- a CDS encoding cysteine--tRNA ligase, whose product is MKIYNTKTKKKEEFIPLNDDHITIYSCGPTVYNYFHIGNARPFIIFDTLRRYLEYTGKKVDFVQNFTDIDDKMIKNANAEGITVKELGERFIAEYFVDAKGLGIKEATVHPKATEHIDEIIKTVSALIENGYAYEADGDVYFSTLSFENYGKLSGQPIEELESGARIDVSEIKRNPLDFALWKKAKEGEPHWTSPWGEGRPGWHIECSAMANKYLGKTIDIHCGGKDLIFPHHENEVAQSEAANGCQFARYWMHNGYINIDNKKMSKSLNNFFTVREIAQVYGYEVIRLFMLSAHYRSPINFSKDIIISSKSALERLYNCLESLKFAIEKATDDGESDISSFEGYRKRFCDAMDDDLNTADAVSVLFDITKDINVAISENKYSKSALENIMKLYKELADVLGLLGNQKNDDLDNEIELLIEQRQQARKNKDFKTADEIRDKLKSQGIILEDTPSGVKWKRV
- a CDS encoding DUF3794 domain-containing protein gives rise to the protein MKEVQEMEIKTSGAIFDGMTEKIIECEFLLPDYCQDISRVIKAEAVPRIKNQIIGEDTLSIEGLIEFRVFYISEGTDILNCINYANEYSLTFDIKGISDNSYILLKPITKNTLCRVVNSRKLSPKTQLYMGAKVFEYTPIEIMEPQNNEIQTRCCDYPLFNVVSHTVKPVLISDNIEISGLSASSVLKNNIRIACDENKLLNDKIVVRGTAYITTLYVDINGEISQNEGEIPFTQIIDIENTNEHTVCDIKYSVCDCMCILKENEKGENGLLSVDIEARALVRAYTNSQCSVVTDAYSTKKAYDFSRKKLYIESLVCNVHEEFIERLSFENVDVLKTVDIYPTASISQISLENNEIIAEGIIDVTLLYYNSDMQLLTSSKQFNFKRPIKIKEGYRKLRFEPDIEIISADCQALDKEAEIRISMSLTGMIFSGNDIEAITGMQDSDNTDNSQKAYAVTLYFAKKGENLWNIAKRYCSTVDEIASLNELDNEVLSYDKMLIIP
- a CDS encoding aspartate kinase; the encoded protein is MSIKVVKFGGSSLSEAKQFKKVYEIIKADPSRRFVVPSAPGKRFDNDTKVTDMLYNCYELASTGKEYEPVFQQIKSRYNEIIEELGLELSLDEEFDIIKGAFLHKAGRDYAASRGEYLNGIILAKYLDFEFIDAAEVIFFNENGTFADERTNSVLRERLSRIEYAVIPGFYGSMPNDTIKTFSRGGSDVTGSIVARAAMANLYENWTDVSGFMVVDPRIVKNPATIGTITYRELRELSYMGATVLHEDAIFPVRKGQIPINIRNTNKPDEDGTMIVYTSDKTNENVVTGIAGKKGFSVINLEKDRMNSEIGFGRRVLEVIEENGISFEHLPSGIDTMSIIVSSASVEGKEKKLLDDILMAVHPDKVDIETGLALIAIVGRGMKNSKGTAAKLINAVAEAKINIKMIDQGSSEMNIILAVNEYDFESAIKCIYNAFFE